A portion of the Desulfotignum phosphitoxidans DSM 13687 genome contains these proteins:
- a CDS encoding phosphoribosylformylglycinamidine synthase subunit PurQ — protein sequence MTQVKALILTGFGLNCDHETALAFELAGARPYRVHINSLVDGTVNLADFHILAFGGGFSWGDDHGAGVIQAVKLKNHIGKDLLGFVDAGKLIIGICNGFQALVNTGLLPGLDKDYTRRSVAITYNDCGNFRDQWVHLTANSESPCVFTKGMEKADFPVRHGEGKFIAEPDVLTALQANGQVVFQYADATGSPAGGAFPFNPNGSLHDIAGICDPTGNIFGLMPHPEAYNHVTNHPDWPRRKQQLKGEGQAFGEQETIGIRLFQNGVDHIRERFF from the coding sequence ATGACACAGGTGAAGGCACTGATTTTAACGGGTTTCGGACTGAACTGCGACCATGAAACCGCCCTGGCCTTTGAACTGGCCGGTGCCCGGCCTTATCGTGTGCATATCAATTCTCTGGTGGACGGCACCGTGAACCTGGCGGATTTTCATATTCTGGCGTTCGGCGGCGGATTCTCCTGGGGGGATGACCACGGGGCCGGGGTGATCCAGGCGGTGAAACTTAAAAACCATATCGGAAAAGACCTGCTGGGTTTTGTGGATGCGGGAAAACTGATCATCGGGATCTGCAACGGATTCCAGGCTCTGGTGAATACCGGGCTTTTGCCGGGACTGGACAAGGACTACACCCGGCGTTCCGTGGCCATCACCTACAATGACTGCGGCAATTTCAGGGACCAGTGGGTCCATCTGACCGCCAATTCCGAAAGTCCGTGTGTGTTTACCAAAGGCATGGAAAAGGCGGATTTTCCCGTGCGGCACGGGGAGGGCAAGTTCATTGCCGAACCGGATGTGCTGACAGCGCTGCAGGCCAACGGCCAGGTGGTGTTCCAATATGCCGATGCAACGGGCAGTCCCGCCGGCGGGGCGTTTCCCTTCAACCCCAACGGGTCGCTGCACGATATTGCCGGCATCTGTGATCCCACCGGAAATATTTTCGGGCTCATGCCCCATCCGGAAGCCTACAATCATGTGACCAATCATCCGGACTGGCCCCGCAGAAAACAACAGCTCAAGGGTGAAGGTCAAGCGTTCGGTGAACAAGAAACCATTGGTATCCGTTTGTTTCAAAACGGGGTGGATCACATCCGGGAAAGGTTCTTTTAA
- a CDS encoding AIR synthase-related protein encodes MTACIEIALKQSLGDAEASSLVKKADSYFKIHIESARTIHMLTIESDLKTQDLERIRQEIFTNPVTQVSSLSPLKIDFHWCIWIGLRPGVKDNPGATAIEAVEDLLGRSFGPDEGIYTSKRYCLSGESLTRSQVETLAKELLSNPIIQQFKIFSKSDWHPETGANVKPARVILDHTPCFDFIDIDSDQTLARISDQRNLALNPRDIPVIRQYFLDPEVAAQRQAVGLSGPTDVELEYISQARSDHCNHNTFNGIFRYTDILTREETIEHSLFKTYIQQPTLALKEKKDWVVSVLWDNAGVGAFDEHNNYVITGETHNSPSNMEAYGGAITGIVGVYRDPMGTGLGSKLFMGSFGFCVGDVNYDGPLKPPLHPRRLLNGVIEGVRDGGNKSGVPTTFGQTLFDPGYMGKSLVFVTALGIMPKQVKGRPSHEKKTSPGDLIIMSGGRVGKDGIHGVTASSESYSENTPAGHVQIGDPYTQKKMHDFLLECRDEGLIRFITDNGGGGLSSSIGESAMISNGCVVYLDKVPLKYPGLDMWEIWVSESQERMTIAIDPKDLDRFMSLSRQHAVESTVIGEYTDTGKLHITFQGKTCAYVDMDLLDKGFPAWEFDAVWLPPAVRGLTEPVIRKPEDFNGLMTAMLARPNICSKEWILRQYDHEVQGGSVIKPLVGVNRNIPSDASVTRPVLTGNKGLAFSQTLLPWYSKIDAYHMMTCTIDEAVRRLIAVGGSMDHLGGVDNFCWPDIGYDEKTNPDGRFKAAQLVRACRALKDACMAYEIPLLSGKDSMYVDGHLEGAFGERIKVSALETVQFSATSVVEDILHCQTLEPKSAGDFVYVAGITADELGGSEYYDLFGKIGANVPQVNFGANRVLYRAVEKAMDLEMPASCHAVGRGGLGVHLALMTMAGRLGMEIDLSQVPAAAKTLSDDALLFSESAGRLILTVPPDRKPVFDKLAKGLPFRCVGGVTDAHDRLKITGVRNDIIVDLPCADLDKAFNKLFGEMI; translated from the coding sequence ATGACAGCCTGTATCGAGATTGCGTTGAAACAATCGCTGGGGGATGCGGAAGCATCTTCGCTTGTAAAAAAGGCGGATTCCTATTTTAAAATTCACATTGAGTCGGCCAGAACCATCCATATGCTGACCATTGAATCCGATCTGAAAACACAAGATCTGGAACGGATCCGGCAGGAGATTTTCACCAATCCCGTGACCCAGGTATCTTCATTATCCCCCCTGAAAATAGACTTTCACTGGTGCATCTGGATCGGGCTGCGGCCCGGGGTCAAGGACAATCCCGGGGCCACGGCCATTGAAGCCGTTGAAGATCTGCTGGGCCGATCATTCGGGCCGGATGAAGGGATCTATACCTCGAAGCGCTATTGCCTTTCCGGAGAATCCTTAACCCGGTCCCAGGTGGAAACCCTGGCCAAAGAGCTTTTATCCAATCCCATTATCCAGCAGTTCAAGATTTTTTCAAAATCGGACTGGCACCCTGAAACAGGGGCAAATGTCAAACCGGCCCGGGTGATTCTGGACCATACCCCCTGTTTTGATTTCATTGACATCGATTCCGACCAGACCCTGGCCCGGATCAGCGACCAGCGCAATCTGGCATTGAACCCCAGGGATATCCCTGTTATCCGGCAATATTTTCTGGATCCCGAGGTGGCAGCCCAGCGCCAGGCCGTGGGACTGTCCGGGCCCACGGATGTGGAGCTGGAATATATCTCCCAGGCCCGGAGCGACCATTGCAATCACAACACATTCAACGGGATTTTCAGGTACACCGATATTTTGACCAGGGAAGAAACCATTGAACATTCCTTGTTCAAGACCTATATCCAGCAGCCCACCCTGGCACTGAAGGAGAAAAAAGACTGGGTGGTGTCCGTGCTCTGGGACAATGCCGGCGTCGGAGCGTTTGATGAACACAACAATTATGTGATCACCGGGGAAACCCATAATTCGCCGTCCAATATGGAAGCCTATGGCGGGGCCATCACCGGCATTGTGGGCGTGTACCGGGACCCCATGGGCACGGGTCTGGGCTCCAAACTGTTCATGGGCAGTTTCGGGTTCTGCGTGGGGGATGTCAATTATGACGGGCCTTTAAAACCGCCATTGCATCCCAGACGGCTTTTGAACGGGGTGATCGAAGGGGTCAGGGACGGGGGCAACAAGAGCGGGGTGCCCACCACCTTTGGCCAGACCCTGTTTGATCCGGGATATATGGGCAAAAGCCTGGTGTTTGTCACCGCGTTGGGTATCATGCCCAAACAGGTGAAAGGCAGACCCAGTCATGAAAAGAAAACCTCACCCGGTGATTTGATCATCATGAGCGGGGGCCGGGTGGGCAAGGACGGGATCCACGGGGTCACCGCGTCTTCGGAAAGTTATTCGGAAAACACCCCGGCCGGTCATGTCCAGATCGGAGACCCCTATACCCAGAAAAAAATGCATGATTTTCTCCTGGAATGCCGGGATGAGGGGTTGATCCGGTTTATTACCGACAACGGCGGCGGCGGGCTGTCTTCGTCCATCGGCGAATCCGCCATGATTTCCAACGGGTGTGTGGTGTATCTGGACAAGGTGCCCCTCAAGTATCCGGGCCTGGACATGTGGGAGATCTGGGTGTCGGAATCCCAGGAGCGCATGACCATTGCCATCGACCCAAAAGATCTGGACCGGTTCATGTCCCTGTCCCGGCAGCATGCCGTGGAAAGCACGGTGATCGGTGAATATACCGATACCGGTAAGCTGCACATCACTTTTCAGGGAAAAACCTGTGCCTATGTGGATATGGATCTGCTGGACAAAGGGTTTCCCGCCTGGGAGTTTGACGCGGTGTGGCTGCCGCCTGCGGTCCGGGGCCTGACCGAACCGGTGATCCGCAAACCAGAAGATTTCAATGGTCTCATGACCGCCATGCTGGCCCGGCCCAATATCTGTTCCAAAGAATGGATCCTCCGCCAGTATGACCATGAGGTCCAGGGCGGATCCGTGATCAAGCCTCTGGTGGGCGTGAACCGCAACATTCCGTCGGATGCGTCCGTGACCCGGCCGGTACTTACCGGGAACAAAGGGCTGGCGTTTTCCCAGACCCTGCTGCCCTGGTATTCAAAAATCGATGCCTATCACATGATGACCTGCACCATTGACGAGGCGGTGCGACGACTCATTGCCGTGGGCGGAAGCATGGATCATCTCGGCGGGGTGGACAATTTCTGCTGGCCCGATATCGGGTATGATGAAAAAACCAATCCGGACGGCAGATTCAAGGCAGCTCAGCTGGTGCGGGCCTGCCGGGCCCTGAAAGATGCGTGCATGGCCTATGAGATCCCGCTGTTGTCCGGCAAGGATTCCATGTATGTGGACGGACACCTGGAAGGGGCGTTCGGTGAGCGCATCAAAGTATCGGCCCTGGAAACCGTGCAGTTTTCCGCCACTTCCGTGGTGGAGGACATCCTGCACTGCCAGACACTGGAACCCAAATCGGCCGGGGATTTTGTCTATGTCGCCGGCATCACGGCCGATGAACTGGGGGGTTCCGAATATTACGATCTGTTCGGCAAAATTGGTGCCAATGTGCCGCAGGTGAATTTTGGTGCCAACCGGGTGTTGTACCGGGCCGTGGAAAAAGCCATGGATCTCGAGATGCCGGCTTCGTGTCATGCCGTGGGACGGGGCGGTCTGGGGGTTCACCTGGCGCTGATGACCATGGCCGGCAGACTGGGCATGGAAATCGATCTGTCCCAGGTGCCAGCTGCGGCAAAAACCCTTTCAGACGATGCCCTGCTTTTTTCCGAATCTGCGGGCCGGTTGATTCTGACTGTTCCGCCTGACCGGAAACCGGTATTTGACAAACTCGCCAAGGGACTGCCATTCAGGTGTGTGGGGGGGGTCACAGATGCACACGACCGCCTGAAAATCACAGGGGTCCGGAACGATATCATTGTGGATCTGCCCTGTGCTGATCTGGACAAGGCATTTAACAAACTGTTTGGAGAGATGATATGA
- the rseP gene encoding RIP metalloprotease RseP, which produces MGHSVVAFIIVIGVLVFIHELGHFLVARFFKVGVDVFSLGFGPKIFKKMKGRTQYCISAVPLGGYVKMVGEEPGKDLPLEDEAISFSHKPLYQKSLIVAAGPAFNFFLAIFIFYVLYQFSGIYLARPVIGEVMDNTPAQQAGLLPGDVITKVDGHDIRSFEDISRIVGESDGQVLDIGVDREGRTLRISLVPEKQETVNVFQEPVDRYVIGIRGTGDVFHQPLNPFQAMARSISDTYGLVKVTILSVGKMISGSLSADNLGGPIMIAQMAGEQAKAGVVNFVWFIALLSVNLGIINLFPIPVLDGGHLVFFGIEAVTGKQVSDKVKEKMIQFGAALLVALMVFVFYNDIIRIFNGG; this is translated from the coding sequence GTGGGTCATTCCGTTGTCGCATTTATTATCGTTATCGGTGTTCTGGTGTTCATCCACGAGCTGGGCCATTTTCTGGTGGCCCGGTTTTTCAAAGTAGGCGTGGATGTATTTTCTCTGGGATTCGGTCCCAAAATATTTAAAAAAATGAAAGGCCGCACCCAATATTGTATCTCTGCCGTTCCTTTAGGGGGATATGTGAAAATGGTGGGGGAAGAACCGGGTAAAGATCTGCCTTTAGAAGATGAAGCCATCTCATTTTCCCACAAACCTTTGTACCAGAAAAGCCTGATCGTGGCTGCCGGACCGGCGTTTAATTTTTTTCTGGCGATTTTTATTTTCTATGTCCTGTATCAGTTTTCCGGCATCTATCTGGCCAGACCGGTGATCGGCGAGGTCATGGACAACACCCCGGCCCAGCAGGCCGGGCTTTTGCCCGGTGATGTGATCACGAAAGTCGACGGCCATGACATCCGGTCTTTTGAAGACATTTCCCGGATCGTGGGAGAATCAGACGGGCAGGTCCTGGACATCGGCGTGGACCGGGAAGGGCGGACCCTGCGGATTTCTCTGGTTCCGGAAAAACAGGAAACCGTCAATGTGTTCCAGGAACCTGTGGACCGGTACGTCATCGGCATCCGGGGCACGGGCGATGTATTTCATCAGCCGCTGAATCCGTTCCAGGCCATGGCAAGGTCCATTTCAGATACATATGGGCTGGTGAAAGTGACCATTCTGTCCGTGGGCAAGATGATCTCGGGCAGCCTGTCCGCCGACAACTTAGGAGGCCCCATCATGATCGCCCAGATGGCCGGGGAACAGGCCAAAGCCGGTGTCGTGAATTTTGTGTGGTTCATTGCATTGCTGTCGGTCAACCTGGGCATCATCAACCTGTTCCCCATCCCGGTGCTGGACGGGGGGCACCTGGTGTTTTTCGGCATCGAGGCGGTCACGGGAAAACAGGTCAGCGACAAAGTAAAAGAAAAAATGATCCAGTTCGGGGCCGCCCTTCTGGTGGCATTGATGGTGTTTGTTTTTTACAATGATATTATAAGAATTTTCAATGGTGGATAA
- a CDS encoding 1-deoxy-D-xylulose-5-phosphate reductoisomerase — protein sequence MKLLSILGATGSIGTSALEIVRMHPDRFQVKALTAANNLPLLRRQIQQFMPEMVAVLDEAKARELGDMLPPGVRPEILSGASGYAAAAAWDKVDTVVLAMVGAAGLNPALAAIEAGKDIALANKETLVMAGDIVMAKAREKNVTVLPVDSEHSAMFQCMLGNQARDVKQLFLTASGGPFRNTPQSDFPGITREDALNHPNWSMGNKISIDSATLMNKGLELIEAVHLFGISHQNIQVLIHPQSIVHSMVGFADGSVMAQMGVPDMKQAISFALSFPDRLDTGLSFPDFAALASLTFCAPDSERFPSLAFAREACEKKGTLPAVMNAANEVAVQAFLDRRIRFSDIFTLVSTTMAAHTCIDNPDLSGIIEADRWAREKAGSLI from the coding sequence ATGAAGCTTCTGTCCATTTTAGGGGCGACCGGTTCCATTGGTACGTCTGCCCTTGAAATTGTCCGCATGCATCCGGACCGGTTTCAGGTAAAGGCGTTGACCGCTGCCAATAATCTGCCGCTGTTGCGCCGCCAGATCCAGCAATTTATGCCGGAGATGGTGGCGGTGCTGGATGAGGCCAAGGCCCGGGAACTGGGTGACATGCTGCCGCCGGGTGTCCGGCCTGAGATTCTGTCCGGAGCTTCCGGATACGCGGCCGCAGCCGCCTGGGACAAGGTGGACACCGTGGTGCTGGCCATGGTGGGGGCCGCAGGGTTGAACCCGGCCCTGGCCGCCATTGAGGCTGGAAAAGACATTGCCCTGGCCAACAAGGAAACCCTGGTGATGGCCGGCGACATTGTCATGGCCAAAGCCCGGGAAAAAAACGTGACCGTGCTGCCCGTGGACAGTGAGCATTCCGCCATGTTTCAATGCATGCTGGGCAATCAGGCCAGGGACGTGAAACAGCTTTTTCTCACGGCATCCGGCGGACCTTTCAGAAATACACCCCAATCGGATTTTCCCGGCATTACCAGAGAAGATGCGTTAAACCATCCCAACTGGTCCATGGGGAACAAGATCTCCATTGATTCAGCCACACTCATGAACAAGGGGCTGGAACTCATCGAAGCCGTGCACCTGTTCGGCATTTCCCATCAAAATATTCAGGTGCTGATCCATCCCCAGAGCATTGTCCATTCCATGGTCGGATTTGCCGACGGATCGGTCATGGCCCAGATGGGGGTGCCGGACATGAAACAGGCCATCTCCTTTGCCCTGTCATTTCCGGATCGCCTGGATACCGGCCTGTCATTTCCGGATTTTGCCGCACTTGCCTCTCTGACCTTTTGCGCCCCGGATTCTGAGCGGTTTCCATCCCTGGCATTTGCCCGGGAAGCGTGCGAAAAAAAAGGGACCCTGCCTGCGGTGATGAATGCCGCCAATGAAGTGGCGGTTCAGGCATTCCTTGACCGGCGCATCCGGTTTTCCGACATTTTTACCCTTGTTTCCACCACCATGGCAGCCCATACCTGCATTGACAATCCAGATCTTTCAGGTATTATTGAGGCCGATCGCTGGGCCAGGGAAAAAGCCGGCTCCCTTATATAA
- a CDS encoding phosphatidate cytidylyltransferase has translation MQHAQRWITTLILAPLIIWILIKGTPMILSALVSAVAVSAIREYLRIVFRSDNHTVPWMISGFSYLTCIFLVTAAAFASWPAMILVLILNLIFLSAFVLFRFPAGKDLFDTIARQALGIMYIPLSLSLLLFVRNMEHGALWVFWLLIVCFMNDTGAFYTGTYFGKRKLAPRISPKKTLEGSAGGIGASMTAGLIFSMLFFGSPGLALLTLPCSFLIAVAGQVGDLFESALKRASSVKDSGRILPGHGGMLDRIDGLLFAIPVLYAYLLAVGI, from the coding sequence ATGCAACATGCCCAGCGATGGATTACCACATTAATACTGGCGCCTTTGATCATTTGGATTCTGATCAAAGGTACCCCCATGATTTTGTCCGCCCTGGTTTCCGCCGTGGCTGTTTCTGCCATCCGGGAATATCTGCGCATTGTTTTCAGATCTGATAACCATACCGTGCCATGGATGATTTCCGGGTTTTCCTATCTGACCTGTATCTTTCTGGTGACTGCCGCCGCCTTTGCTTCGTGGCCGGCAATGATTCTTGTGTTGATCCTGAACCTGATTTTTCTGTCCGCCTTTGTCCTGTTCCGGTTCCCGGCAGGCAAAGATCTGTTTGATACCATCGCCCGGCAGGCCTTAGGGATCATGTATATTCCCTTGTCCCTGTCTTTGCTGCTGTTTGTAAGAAATATGGAGCACGGCGCGCTCTGGGTTTTCTGGCTGTTGATTGTCTGTTTCATGAATGATACCGGCGCCTTTTACACGGGCACATATTTTGGAAAACGCAAACTGGCACCCCGGATCAGCCCCAAAAAAACCCTGGAAGGATCAGCCGGCGGTATCGGTGCATCCATGACAGCCGGACTGATTTTTTCAATGCTGTTTTTTGGTTCACCCGGGCTGGCCTTATTGACACTTCCCTGTTCCTTTCTCATTGCCGTGGCCGGGCAGGTGGGAGATCTGTTTGAATCCGCTTTAAAGCGGGCGTCCTCGGTCAAGGATTCCGGCCGGATTCTGCCGGGCCATGGGGGGATGCTGGACCGCATTGACGGGTTGCTGTTCGCCATTCCCGTGCTCTACGCATATCTGCTGGCGGTGGGGATATGA
- a CDS encoding isoprenyl transferase has translation MKSEEGQVHGLDSARLPKHVAVIMDGNGRWAKKRWLNRVKGHEKGSQTVRTIVQSCRKLQIPFLTLYAFSTENWARPRSEVSTLMHLLKQFLVSERKEMMEKGICLNVLGQLEKLPEDVQAKARETMADTCNNTQMTLNLALSYGSRQEITDAVHALAKKVATGELAPQDINEQMISNHLYTAGMPDPDLVIRTSGEFRLSNFLLWQSAYAEIFITPTLWPDFTQAEFIDILTHYQKRDRRFGNVECNMPSDGLPH, from the coding sequence TTGAAATCTGAAGAAGGGCAGGTCCATGGTCTGGATTCTGCCAGATTGCCGAAACATGTGGCGGTTATCATGGACGGCAACGGCCGGTGGGCCAAAAAACGATGGTTGAACCGGGTCAAAGGCCATGAAAAAGGCTCTCAGACGGTCCGAACCATTGTTCAGTCCTGCCGGAAATTGCAGATTCCTTTTTTGACTTTATATGCATTTTCCACTGAAAACTGGGCCAGACCCCGTTCCGAAGTGTCGACGCTCATGCATCTGTTAAAACAATTTCTGGTGTCGGAGCGCAAAGAAATGATGGAAAAAGGGATCTGCCTGAACGTGCTGGGTCAGTTGGAAAAACTGCCGGAAGATGTTCAGGCTAAAGCCAGGGAAACCATGGCCGATACCTGCAACAATACACAAATGACCCTGAACCTGGCGTTAAGCTACGGCAGTCGCCAGGAGATTACCGATGCGGTTCACGCCCTGGCCAAAAAAGTGGCCACCGGTGAACTGGCACCACAAGACATCAATGAGCAAATGATATCGAATCATCTGTACACCGCCGGTATGCCGGACCCGGACCTGGTCATCCGGACCTCCGGGGAGTTCCGGCTATCCAATTTTCTGCTCTGGCAGTCCGCGTATGCGGAAATTTTCATCACGCCCACCCTGTGGCCGGATTTTACCCAGGCGGAATTTATCGATATCTTAACCCATTATCAGAAAAGGGACCGACGGTTCGGTAACGTTGAATGCAACATGCCCAGCGATGGATTACCACATTAA
- the frr gene encoding ribosome recycling factor: protein MIDEVVEETRDRMGKTQKAFVKEMGKVRTGRASQSMLDSVKVDYYGTQTPLPQMATVSIPESRLITVKPWDISVINSVEKAIHKANLGLTPSNDGKLIRISIPPLTEERRKEIAKNVSKICEDYKVAVRNIRRDSNDMLKELQKDGEISEDDSFKGQKQVQDLTDEYIQRLDDIFAEKEKEILEI, encoded by the coding sequence ATGATCGATGAAGTGGTCGAAGAAACCAGGGACCGGATGGGAAAAACACAGAAAGCCTTTGTCAAGGAGATGGGAAAGGTTCGGACCGGCAGGGCATCCCAGTCCATGCTGGACAGTGTGAAAGTGGATTATTACGGCACCCAGACCCCGTTGCCCCAGATGGCCACGGTATCCATTCCCGAAAGTCGTTTGATAACTGTGAAGCCGTGGGATATCAGCGTGATCAATTCGGTGGAAAAAGCCATTCACAAAGCCAATCTCGGACTGACACCCTCCAATGACGGTAAATTGATCCGGATTTCCATCCCTCCTTTGACTGAGGAGCGCAGAAAGGAGATCGCCAAAAATGTGTCCAAAATATGTGAAGATTACAAGGTAGCGGTTCGCAATATCCGTCGGGATTCCAATGACATGCTCAAGGAACTTCAAAAGGACGGGGAAATTTCCGAAGATGACAGCTTCAAGGGGCAAAAACAGGTTCAGGACCTGACCGACGAGTATATCCAGCGACTGGACGATATTTTTGCTGAAAAAGAAAAGGAAATCCTTGAAATCTGA
- the pyrH gene encoding UMP kinase, with protein MNTQPEFKRILIKLSGEALMGNQGFGITPEMIHYVAEEIAKVARLNVEIGIVVGGGNIFRGVAGSSAGMDRSSADNMGMLSTVINSLALCDALEKCDVPTRVQSAIRMDQIAEPFIRRKAIRHLEKGRIVIFAAGTGNPYFTTDTAAVLRAHETRAQILFKATQVDGVYDKDPVAHEDAVMFDELSYMRVIEKQLHVMDMTAISLAMEHDLPLQVFDLHQSDNILKAVLGQDIGTRIK; from the coding sequence TTGAATACTCAGCCGGAATTCAAACGGATTTTAATCAAGCTGAGTGGCGAAGCCCTGATGGGAAATCAGGGCTTCGGCATCACCCCGGAAATGATTCATTATGTGGCGGAAGAAATTGCCAAAGTGGCCCGCCTGAACGTTGAAATCGGCATTGTGGTGGGCGGGGGGAACATCTTCCGAGGGGTGGCCGGCAGTTCCGCGGGTATGGATAGAAGTTCCGCCGATAATATGGGAATGCTGTCCACAGTGATTAACTCCCTGGCATTGTGTGATGCCCTGGAGAAATGTGATGTGCCCACCCGGGTTCAGTCAGCCATACGCATGGATCAGATTGCAGAACCCTTTATTCGGAGAAAGGCCATTCGACATCTTGAAAAAGGGCGGATCGTGATTTTTGCGGCAGGGACAGGCAACCCATATTTTACCACAGATACGGCGGCTGTGCTCAGAGCCCATGAAACCCGTGCACAGATTCTGTTCAAAGCCACTCAGGTGGACGGGGTATATGACAAAGACCCGGTGGCCCATGAAGATGCGGTAATGTTTGATGAATTGTCCTATATGCGGGTGATTGAAAAACAGCTCCATGTCATGGATATGACGGCCATTTCCCTGGCCATGGAGCATGACCTGCCCCTTCAGGTGTTTGATCTGCATCAATCGGATAACATTCTCAAGGCGGTGTTGGGTCAGGATATCGGCACCCGGATAAAATAG
- the tsf gene encoding translation elongation factor Ts, translating to MAEISAAMVKELREATGSGIMDCKRVLAEADGNMEKAFDLLRKKGLAKAAKRAGRSTSEGIVYSYIHTGAKLGVLVEVNCESDFVAKTDDFIEFAKNIAMHIAAANPAGLTPEDVDQSVVEKEREIFKAQMLEEGKPENIIDKIVDGKVEKFYKEVCLLSQPYVKDPQKTIEEFLKETIGKIGENIQIRRFARFQIGA from the coding sequence ATGGCTGAGATTTCCGCAGCAATGGTAAAAGAACTGCGCGAAGCAACCGGGTCGGGCATCATGGATTGTAAACGGGTGCTGGCCGAAGCAGACGGCAATATGGAAAAAGCGTTCGATCTGCTGCGCAAAAAAGGGCTGGCCAAAGCAGCCAAGCGGGCGGGTCGATCCACGTCAGAAGGCATAGTGTATTCTTATATTCACACCGGTGCCAAACTGGGCGTGCTGGTGGAAGTGAATTGTGAATCCGATTTTGTGGCCAAAACCGATGATTTTATCGAATTTGCCAAAAACATTGCCATGCACATCGCTGCTGCCAATCCTGCCGGACTGACACCGGAGGATGTGGATCAAAGCGTGGTGGAAAAAGAACGTGAAATTTTCAAGGCCCAGATGCTTGAAGAAGGTAAACCCGAAAACATCATTGACAAGATTGTGGACGGCAAGGTGGAAAAATTCTACAAGGAAGTCTGCCTTTTGAGTCAGCCGTATGTCAAGGACCCCCAGAAAACCATTGAAGAATTCCTCAAGGAAACCATCGGCAAGATCGGTGAAAATATCCAGATCAGACGCTTTGCACGATTCCAGATAGGAGCGTAA
- the rpsB gene encoding 30S ribosomal protein S2 — MAYITIRELLEAGVHFGHQTKRWNPKMKKYIFGARNGIYIIDLQQTVKLFKEAHDFIKGIAAEGKDVLFVGTKKQASEALYEEANRAEMFYVENRWLGGMLTNFQTIKNNINRYHFLNSIENDGTLENYPKKEQSKMLKEKEKLEFAIGGISHMKRLPSAIFIIDPKNEAIAVKEGKRLGIPIVAVVDTNCDPDDIDYVIPGNDDAIRSIRLFTSRIADACIEGRQIYEEKMQAQADGDQEKEMDKGDQKVAIEVVSDGTDGPVVEKIKRKTTPAEPAEESIETE, encoded by the coding sequence ATGGCCTACATTACCATCAGAGAATTGCTGGAAGCCGGTGTTCATTTCGGACACCAGACAAAACGCTGGAACCCCAAGATGAAAAAATATATCTTCGGGGCCAGAAACGGGATCTACATTATCGACCTTCAGCAGACCGTGAAACTGTTCAAAGAAGCCCATGATTTCATCAAAGGCATTGCCGCGGAAGGCAAGGATGTCCTGTTTGTGGGAACCAAAAAACAGGCGTCCGAAGCCCTGTATGAAGAAGCCAACCGGGCGGAGATGTTTTATGTGGAAAACCGGTGGTTGGGCGGCATGCTGACCAACTTTCAGACCATTAAGAACAATATCAACCGGTACCATTTTCTCAATTCCATTGAAAATGACGGGACCCTTGAAAATTATCCCAAAAAAGAGCAGTCAAAAATGCTCAAGGAAAAAGAGAAACTGGAATTTGCCATCGGCGGTATCAGCCATATGAAACGGCTGCCCTCCGCCATTTTCATCATTGATCCCAAAAATGAGGCCATTGCCGTCAAAGAGGGCAAACGCCTGGGCATTCCCATTGTGGCAGTCGTGGATACCAACTGCGATCCGGATGATATTGATTATGTGATCCCCGGCAATGACGATGCCATCCGTTCGATCCGGCTGTTTACCTCCCGGATTGCCGATGCCTGCATTGAAGGCCGTCAGATCTATGAAGAAAAAATGCAGGCCCAGGCCGATGGTGATCAGGAAAAAGAGATGGATAAAGGGGATCAGAAAGTGGCCATTGAAGTGGTATCAGACGGTACTGACGGCCCTGTTGTGGAAAAAATCAAACGTAAAACCACACCTGCTGAACCGGCAGAAGAATCGATTGAAACTGAATAA